CCTGCTACAGATGAGGCAACTGAGAGGCGCACAGGCGCCAGGGCCTGCGGGCGCAGCTGGGGCCAGGCCAGCCTGTGAGCTTTGAGCCCACCCCTCCTGCTGCACCTCCAGGGAGACGCAGGAACTGAACACGGTCCCGGCCACTGCGAGCCCCCGCGGGCACACGTGGAGCACTGGGTGGCAGCTGCCAGCAGGTGCTCACCAGCTGTGGCCTCCAGGAGCAGGGCAGTCTGCCCACCTGATCCAGGATGTTGGGGGTATCCGGGGAGTTTCTGAGGGCCCCCCTTTGCCTCTGGGTGGTGGCCCTGGAGGTGAGTGGCCCTGGCAGCCTGTTCTTCATTGAGGCGTCCTCAGAAAGGTAGCCCTGCCGCTCCTGGCGCAGTCTGGGGGAGACAGGAGCTGTGAGCTCTGTGGACCCCAAGTCCGGTCCACCCGAGGCTTGGACCCCCGCCCTCCTGCTGCTAAACGGGGAGGGCTGCAGGGGCAGAGCCCCTTCAGTGCTTGTGAGTCCCCCCGCCTTCCCCAAAGCCTCACAGGCGGGGGCGGTCCCAGCACCAGGCGCTGGGCCTGGCTTCCTCCTTGGCCCTGGGGGGCAGGGCTCTGGGCAAATTCTCCAGCCATTTCTGAACGTTCCCGAACGCCTGGTTGGAGACCTCCGGCAGCAGGGTGGCCCTGCTCTTGATGTTGTTCGGGACTGGAGGAGAGAGGGCATCGTGAGTCCTTACCCTAAGGGGACACTGGtacccccttccctcctccctctggcaGGCAAGGCCGGGCAGAGCCTTGTCTCCATGGCAACTCCAGGCTCCCCAGTGCCTCTGGCTGCTCCAGAGAAGGCTTGGGTTTTAAAACTGCTTTGCGTGACTGTTCTGCTGCTACCACCCAAGCTGTGCCCCCAATACCCAcactccagctccagccccaacAGACCCCCTTTTCCTGCAGAGGGAAGGCCGGTCACCCCACCACAGCCATCCCGGAGACAATACTGAGAATCCtcaggagaggcagggaggggcgTCTCCAAGCTGGGAGCCTTTCCCCATCCCAAAGCCACCATTCAAGCTGGTCAGGATCCGGAATCCCGCAGCGACTGCCTTGGGATGGACTGGGCTAGTGAGCCCTGGGCCCTGGTGCCCTGAGATACAGCTACAGCTCCTTGTGGCCAGTGGCCCATACAGAAGTGTCCCCCAACTGCCATTCAGGCTTATCCTGTCCTTGGGTTTCCAGGGACACTCTGGCTTCTGTTCCTGGCTTCGATGTCACTTCCATGAGCCCCTTCTGCTTTGGTTTCCCCATCAAACATCAAGGAGTTGGGTGAAAACCACAGTTTGGTCTCCAACTTCCTGGGACACTAAGGAGACTGAATGGGGTCCCTCCTGAACCAGCAAATGTCCTAGTTTGTAGGACAACGAACAGTGGAGTTGGGGGCAGCTACTTCCTGAAACTGCACAGAGCGGGTGCTCAGGAAATAGCTCCAGGGTGTTGCCCCCAGAAGCCCTGTGCTGGCGGGTGCTGGGAAGAGGCTGGACACACGGAGCAGGTGGACTCCATGATGGTGACTCCAGGCCAAgggcttccttctccctcctgctcctgctcctgcctccACCTGAGTGAGCTTCCTGGAAACTTGGATCAATCACAGCCGTCCCCGAGAGCCAAGAGCCAGCTTCTGCCTGGGACCCTGGGCTTGGTGGGTCTGAGATTCTGCTGGACTGTTGGTGCCAGTGTCCCCAGCAGAGAGGTGTCCTCTTCTGGTGGCTTCTGGACCTTTTCCAGGCTGTGTAGCAGGAGATGTGTGCCAAGGTGCAATCAGGCTCTCGGAAGTCCTTTAGTGGTCGCCAGGCCTGGGCAGCCTTTGTTTTCTGGGTCATTCTGCAGTTGCTCCCTGATGCCACATACCTTGGGACACTCTGCTTGGTCCTTGAAGGTCACCCTGCTGACACCCTCCAGAGAGGACTTCCTCTGCAGGGTCAGGGGCCAGCCCTTGACTCTGGGAGCCCAGATTCTCAGGCTCTGCCCCCCACACTCCAGGATGTGGAATGTGGAATCCTGGGGCTTTCCGCCCTGCCTGCTTACCTGTACAGCGTCGCTCCAAGTAGCGGAGTGTGCTGTCTCGTAGGGTCTCGTCAGCGAATCGGACCCGGAAAGGACAACAGCGCCTGCGGTGCCCCAAGCCTTCCCCAGAGGAGTTGGGGGCTCTGGTCTTGGGGACCTGTGTGTTGTGGAGCCTGAGGAGAGAGCAGTGAGGGCAGTGGGCCGAGTGTGGAGCTCCCCACTCCACTCGAcacacatccccaggcccagtcTCTCGGTGTGATCCTGAACAGGTGGCAGAATAGCCCTAGTAAGACAAGGTAGCAGAATAGTCCTAGTCACCGCCACTGGCCTTGGCCAAGCATTTCCCACCTGTAGGTCATGGATCCAGTGGAAAACACCCACCAAACCCACACTCCACCCACCAAACCCACACTCCACCCACCAAACCCACACTCTCTCACAGGACGTGCCTTTTCtgcccattttgtagatgaagaaactgaggtgcagagactTTGCAAAGTGTCTAAGGCTACACAGTTGGAAAGCAGTGGAACTGAGATCTTCACCAAGTTAGCAGAAAGGGTCAGAACTCATGCCCAGGCACCAGGCGGTCCTGGGTTTCAATCCCGactctgtgagcctcagtttcctcacatgtGAAATGGAATTGTGCACGCCTCGGGATAGCAAAGATGCGGCATAGGTGCAAGAGGATCCCACCAGGCATGGTCTGCTGGCCCAGCAGGAACACCCCCAGGTGGGTGGAGTTCTATGTCTGTCCATCTCAATCAAGCCCTGTCCCATCCACGTGTCCCAAAGCAGACTGCCCTCAGCTCTCCGTTCTGCAATTTTCTCCTTTAAAGCGTGTATTCTATACTATAGGCACGATAATACCATCCTCATATGAGTTGGATGAGTGTCAAGTGAGGCATCTAATCCAGGGCCTGGCATGGGGTTTGTGCTCCATAAAGTGTATCTGTTATGTTTAAACGTAGCACAAGAgctaggcatagtggtgcacacctgtcatcccaacaactggggtgactgaggcaggaggatcacaagttcagcctcagcaactcagtgaggccctaagcctagtgagatcctgtctcaaaataaaaatacaaagggctgggagtgtggctcagtgattaagtgcctctgggttcagttcccagtacaaaaaaaaaaaaaaaagtaatgtgaaATGTATTATTCGTCCACCCATGGCCTGACATCCTCCATGTATTCATATGTTTGCATCCATTTATCTGACCACATTTTCGTGTGGATGCAGAGGGGCTGCTTCTCGTTAGCCCACCAAGAGccaggctgctgggatgacaAGGACAGTGCCTGGCTGTCTTGGTCTGTGCCTGACAGTGCCTTGGTCGGGCCAAGCTTGTCAACACTTGTGGGCTTTGGAACTCGGCTCTGTGCTGGCCACAGGGCCAGCGAAAGCCCTCCCCAAATCTGCCTGCAGCCTGAGATCGGTGTCTCTGCCTCCATGGAGGGTCTCTTGAGCCTGTTctgctgcacttcagtgtccCCCACAGGAAACCTCACACCTGGGAGTTGCTTGAGTATAGGCTCTTGAATGTGCAAGTCTGGACCGTGCCTGCCGAGTTCTACCCCTTCTTGGTGGCatcttgtgggaagctggtgcaTGTGTTTCATTTATGGTCCTACTCGGATCCCTTAGTAGTGTCTGTGTGGAGAACTGGGTCAGGAAGGATTCTGAGGCTGTGATCCCCTAGTGCTGTCCGCCGTGGTCTGTGGGAGGGGTGGGATATGTGGTGTTCCTCTGGGCTGCCTGGACTTTACACTCATCTCCGCTCTCCCGGGTCCTCTCTGCTTAAAACTGTTTAAGCCAGAGGAAAAGCTTTTCCCCTCCCTCTTAGAGCTCTGGCATCCAGGCCCAGGGAAGCTCCTCTGCCAGGCTCTTCTCTTACTTCCCATCTCTTATTTTCTCCACTAATATTTGATACATAGTCAACCCAATAAAAgtttgaagaaatgaataaatgatgatGGGATGGGGAAAAAGATGGATGGTTTGACGGATGGGCTGTTGGATCCACGCACAGATCTGAAAGGAAAGACTGATCCAAGGGTGAACGCTAGATGAATGATGGGGGCTGGATGAATATGCAGATGGGCATGTCGATTTGTGGAAGGGTCATGACTCAATGAGGGACGGACAGTATCCAGGATTTACAAGTGAAAGGAAGGATTATAGAAGGTTATCGTTGATTCATGGATGGAAGGACAGAACCCGGGGAGTTGGTAAATagatggctggctggctggcaaGATTCACCAATAGGTTGAGCAGACCTGGTTCATGCATTTGACATGCGTAGGGAAGGGTGGGTGAAAGGGGGGTGGGTATATGAATGAGCTCAAGGATGAATTAGGAATGCATTGCTAAAAGACCTGATTAATAGATGGacacatggatggatggatggatggatggatggatggacggacggacagatgaatgaatggatatatTCATGAGTAAAAGACAGGAAGTAAGGGAGGAAAGAAATACCCTTCCACCCCACTCCCTACCACTATCCCGCCTCCCAACTCACTGGTTGGTGTTTCTGCCCGTGGTGATTTGTGATGGATTACCCTTTTGGTGATCCTGGGAAGGTGTCTGATGGAGCAAAATCTTGCTAAAATTGTCGTGGAAGTACGATGGCTGGCCCCTTGAAGACAAATAGGCCACACCTAGCATGAGTGGTCAGATGGTTAGGGTCTCCCAACCTGTTAAGTATCCATGGCCACCCGGTCCCCACCAAGAAGGTCCCTGACACTTACCACGGGTCTGCGAGATATGGGCAGGTGTGACACTGAGAAGAACCTCGTCTGGGATGGAACAGACGCTTTTGATATTGCGGTGTTGAGGACACTGAGAGCCAGGAGGAGGAAGTGCTTGTGAGCTAGGGGGCAGTCCTTACTAGGAGCCTCTACTTTTATGACCCTGGGGAGACCACAGACCATCAGGGAGGGTCCCGAGACCTTGTGAGATCCTCCGCTAACGTTAGCACCAGCCTTGGAGCAGCGGGGTGGCGAGCCAGGGGCCCAGCCCACGCCCCCCCCCAAACGCCCCCCGCCCGGGCCCCGGCCTCACTCTGCGGCTCGGGCTGCGCGGCACACTCCTGTCGCAACTGGTGCAGGAACTCGCTGAACCTGCTGGGGAGGAACTCCTCCAGCAGCGCGCCCAGAGAGTCCTCCTTGGCCGCGCTCCTCCGGGGCTCCGGGCCCTGCCCGGGCTCGGGGAGCCGCCACGCGGACCCCCAGGACCTGTCGGTCCTGCGCAACGGCGGCAGCAGCAGGGACCTCAGCGCCGCGCGGTCCTGCG
This portion of the Ictidomys tridecemlineatus isolate mIctTri1 chromosome 4, mIctTri1.hap1, whole genome shotgun sequence genome encodes:
- the C4H9orf50 gene encoding uncharacterized protein C9orf50 homolog, encoding MFRRHPIQRAQQVAPKRCPSAGEWPRPQVLPKLPSLERRAGYGAGRAGVSQASRASSSWWQGWNTESGPGAGNPQLRLPTLHTETSRAAQDRAALRSLLLPPLRRTDRSWGSAWRLPEPGQGPEPRRSAAKEDSLGALLEEFLPSRFSEFLHQLRQECAAQPEPQMSSTPQYQKRLFHPRRGSSQCHTCPYLADPWGQPSYFHDNFSKILLHQTPSQDHQKGNPSQITTGRNTNQLHNTQVPKTRAPNSSGEGLGHRRRCCPFRVRFADETLRDSTLRYLERRCTVPNNIKSRATLLPEVSNQAFGNVQKWLENLPRALPPRAKEEARPSAWCWDRPRLLRQERQGYLSEDASMKNRLPGPLTSRATTQRQRGALRNSPDTPNILDQVGRLPCSWRPQLVSTCWQLPPSAPRVPAGARSGRDRVQFLRLPGGAAGGVGSKLTGWPGPSCARRPWRLCASQLPHL